The Candidatus Hydrogenisulfobacillus filiaventi sequence AAGCCGCTCACCATGGCCTTCCGTCTGTTCGGGAACATCCTGGTGGGCGAGCTGTTCATGGCCATGATTGCGGGGGCGGGCTTCCTGGCCTACCTGCTGGGAGGCTTTCTGGGCGCCTTTGCCTGGTGGGGCTTCACCGCCTTCGTGAACGTGGTGCAGGCGTTCATCTTCATGGTGCTGACCATGGCCTACGTCGGCAAGGCGACCGGCAGCGAATCGGAGGAGCCGGGGGTTATCGAGGCCTGAGCCTCGGACCGCCGGGATTACACGGAGGTGTGGAGAAGCAATGGCAAGCTTGATCGACATCGCGAGCGCACGGGTGATTGGCGACGCAATCGGGTTCGGCATGGCGGCGGCCGGGGCGTCCATCGGCGACGGTCTGGTGGCCGGGCGGCTGGTGGAAGGGGTGTCGCGGCAGCCGGAGGCGCAAGGGCGCCTGATGCCGCTGGCCTTCCTCGGTATCGGTCTGGTGGAGGCGCTGCCCATCATCCTGCTGGTGCTGCTCCTGGTACACGTCTTCCACTAAGGGTGGTGAGGCCCGGATTCATGGGGCGGTAGGGAGGTCGAGTAGGTGCATATCCATATCACCCTGAGCCCCGCAACCATGCTTCTGGAGTTCATCTCGGTCCTGCTGCTGTTCTTCGCCCTTCGCAAGTGGGCGTATCCCCCGGTGCTGCAGGCCATGAAGGAACGCCAGAACCACATCCGCAGCGAAATTGAGCAGGCGGAGCGGTTGCGGGCGGAAGCGCAGGCTATGAAGGCCGAGCTGGAGGCGGAGATCCGGAACACGCGGGCCCGGGCCGAGGAGGCCCTGGCGCGGGCCCGGCGTCAGGCGTCGGAAGAGGGGCAGGCGCTCCTGGAGCAGGCGCGGCAGGAGTCCAAACGCATCATCGCCGAGGCCCAGGCCGCCGTCCGGGCGGAGGAGGAGGCCGCGATGCGGCGCATGCGCCAGCACATCGTGGACCTGGCCATGGAGGTGGCGGAGCGCCTGATGCGCGAGCGCCTGGACCAGGACACCGACCGGCGGCTGGTGGCGGAGCTGATTGATCGGGTTGAGGTTCCGCAATGAAACAGGAAGTACTGGCCAAGCGATATGCCCGCGCCTTGTATCAAACCGGTGCTGACGCGGCCGCGCTGGAGGCGGCGCTGGAGCGCCTGACCGCTGCGCTGGAACTGCCGGAAGGCCGGAAGCTGCTCCTGAGCCCCCTCATCCCGGCGGCGGAGAAGGAAGCTACCGCCCGGCGCCTGCTGGCGGAGGCGGTGCCGCAGGCGGCGGCGGAAACGGCGTTGGGCCTCTGGCGGGTGCTGGTGGCCCATGGCCGGGAGGCGCTGCTGCCCGAGGTCCGGGAAATGTTTCATCAGATTCGGCTCGAGGCGGCCGGGGAGACGCCGTGTGAGGTGGTTACCGCCCGTCCCCTGCCCCAGGACGAGGGCCGGAAGCTGGTGGCGGCCCTGGGCCGGCAGCTGGGCCGGCGGCTGGCCCCCCGCTTCCGGGTGGACCCGGCGGTGCTGGGCGGGGTCCGGGTCACGGTGGGGGATCGGCTCCTGGATTGGACCATAGCGGGCGGCCTGGCCCGCCTCCGCCGGTCCCTGACGGCGGACGACGCGCAAGCGAGGTGAGGAGCGAGCGATGAGGATCGAACCGGAAGAGATCACCGCCATCCTGCGCGAGCAGATCGCCCAGTACGGGCAGGAGCTGTCCCTCACCGAAGTGGGGACCGTCCTGCAGGTGGGCGACGGGATTGCGCGGGTCTACGGGTTGGACAACGCCATGGCGGGCGAGATGCTGGAGTTCCCCGGGGGCACCATGGGTATGGTGCTCAACCTGGAGGAGGACAACGTCGGGGCCGTCATCCTGGGGACCGACCGCGGGATCAAGGAAGGCGACCAGGTGCGGCGCACCGGGCGGGTGGTGGAGGTGCCGGTGGGCGAGGCGCTGATCGGCCGGGTGGTCAACCCTCTCGGTCAGCCCCTGGACGGCAAGGGGCCCATCCGCACCGACCGCCGGCGGCCGGTGGAGGCGCCGGCGCCGGCCATCATCGACCGCCAGCCGGTGGACACCCCCTTGCAGACCGGGATCAAGGCCATTGACGCCATGATCCCCATCGGCCGGGGCCAGCGGGAGCTCATCATCGGCGACCGCCAGACCGGCAAGACCGCCATCGCGGTCGACACCATCCTCAACCAGCGGGACCAGAACGTGATCTGCATCTATGT is a genomic window containing:
- the atpE gene encoding ATP synthase subunit c (Evidence 2a : Function from experimental evidences in other organisms; PubMedId : 1448623, 9069291, 15175330; Product type e : enzyme) gives rise to the protein MASLIDIASARVIGDAIGFGMAAAGASIGDGLVAGRLVEGVSRQPEAQGRLMPLAFLGIGLVEALPIILLVLLLVHVFH
- the atpF gene encoding ATP synthase subunit b (Evidence 2a : Function from experimental evidences in other organisms; Product type e : enzyme) codes for the protein MHIHITLSPATMLLEFISVLLLFFALRKWAYPPVLQAMKERQNHIRSEIEQAERLRAEAQAMKAELEAEIRNTRARAEEALARARRQASEEGQALLEQARQESKRIIAEAQAAVRAEEEAAMRRMRQHIVDLAMEVAERLMRERLDQDTDRRLVAELIDRVEVPQ
- the atpH gene encoding ATP synthase subunit delta (Evidence 2a : Function from experimental evidences in other organisms; Product type e : enzyme): MKQEVLAKRYARALYQTGADAAALEAALERLTAALELPEGRKLLLSPLIPAAEKEATARRLLAEAVPQAAAETALGLWRVLVAHGREALLPEVREMFHQIRLEAAGETPCEVVTARPLPQDEGRKLVAALGRQLGRRLAPRFRVDPAVLGGVRVTVGDRLLDWTIAGGLARLRRSLTADDAQAR